A portion of the Vespula vulgaris chromosome 14, iyVesVulg1.1, whole genome shotgun sequence genome contains these proteins:
- the LOC127068957 gene encoding ribonuclease Z, mitochondrial has translation MISIKKITKNVIGKYLSRFHYTETRKKKSFNTELTMSPIPAEVRLQVLGSGSVAGSTCLILITDHNRYLFNCGEGVQRLSSEYRIKLSKVRRIFITSAIWKNLGGLPGVVLSITNMNEESKTVSNNNLKVTSPGETKQMLNMLKECNILKKMKVSVDELDKITEYNDNVMTVSCIPIYPIMDNKHKHVSEKITDNEIDNDTCHINKKRKNNEIRIEKRMKSSEKDTLPVLSYICKLNDRLGTLCLEKCLDKGIKPGPILGLLKNGTNVTLDDGTIVKHEEVCLPSEKGSIFLVVDCPSEKYLDSFVDQTAFAMHQKGVSNKDDKPYCIIHFTPQEIIDNVKYKKWMNKFDSSTYHLIINENNTCLGSEAIFKQQYMLNVLHPKIFPSLQSNCFQNKLNVECQNVNTEEENSPQIYYAKTLQTIELRPNKKFGTENTISIDQKSYMDELYKIDDFPKILEELHSNIDEQTKIALNTDEYPKFVMLGTGSSIPSKIRNTSAILVRINEDTSILLDCSEGTLCQMGRVYGLTELNHILTTIKAIYISHMHADHHLGLMGIILAKAKITKDPIFVLIPDILQSWLNYCYEFHESIKDSVISISNYDLLAFRPNRTKVMTLKRDLCTKLNIKAIDTVLVRHCHDSYGIGLVFNNNKKIVYSGDTMPCNSIIQLGMNCDLLIHEATMQDELSREAIFKKHSTMSEAIQIGEKMNSGFTLLTHFSQRNTKLPIIPENTHLDLSKVGIAYDHMHFNLLQLKFLSLLHPCLKTIFHNYMILTEERILKKLQTKI, from the exons atgataTCTATAAAGAAGATAACGAAAAATGTTATAGGCAAATATCTTTCACGTTTTCATTATACGGAaacacgtaaaaaaaaatcctttaaTACTGAGCTCACCATGTCGCCCATTCCAGCAGAAGTGCGCCTACAG GTTTTAGGCTCTGGATCTGTGGCAGGAAGCacttgtttaattttaatcacgGATCATAACAGATATTTGTTCAATTGCGGTGAAGGGGTACAAAGATTATCAAGTGAATACAGAATTAAATTGAGCAAAGTACGGCGTATATTTATTACGTCTGCAATATGGAAAAATTTGGGTGGATTGCCAGGAGTAGTATTATCAATAACAAATATGAATGAAGAGTCAAAAACTGTATctaataacaatttaaaagTTACTTCTCCTGGAGAAACTAAACAAATGTTAAATATGTTGAAGGAATGTaacattctaaaaaaaatgaaagtttcTGTGGATGAATTGGATAAAATTACAGAATATAATGATAACGTGATGACCGTTTCGTGTATTCCAATATATCCGATTATGGATAATAAACATAAACATGTATCTGAAAAGATAACGGATAATGAAATAGATAATGATACTTGtcatatcaataaaaaaagaaaaaataatgaaattagaattgagaaaagaatgaaatcgtcAGAAAAAGATACTTTACCTGTGCTGTcctatatttgtaaattaaacGACAGGCTAGGTACTCTATGTTTAGAGAAATGCCTTGATAAAGGCATAAAACCTGGTCCTATATTAGGACTACTTAAAAATGGTACAAATGTCACTTTAGATGATGGGACCATTGTAAAACATGAGGAAGTATGTCTTCCAAGTGAAAAGGGTTCAATATTTTTAG TTGTTGACTGTCcaagtgaaaaatatttagattcATTTGTAGATCAAACTGCTTTTGCAATGCATCAAAAAGGAGTTTCCAATAAGGATGATAAGCCATattgtataatacattttacacCACaggaaataattgataatgtaaaatataaaaaatggatGAATAAGTTCGATTCAAGTACTTATcatctaataataaatgaaaacaacACTTGCTTGGGTAGTGAGGCAATATTCAAACAACAATATATGTTGAATGTATTACATCctaaaatatttccttctttgcAGTCGAATTGTTTTCAAAATAAGTTAAATGTAGAATGTCAGAATGTAAATAca gaagaagaaaatagtcCACAAATATATTATGCCAAAACATTACAAACTATTGAGTTGAGACCTAATAAGAAATTCGGTACGGAGAATACAATCTCAATTGATCAAAAAAGTTATATGGATgaactatataaaatagatgatTTTCCTAAAATCCTGGAAGAACTTCACTCTAATATTgatgaacaaacaaaaatagcACTTAATACGGACGAATATCCTAAATTTGTTATGTTAGGTACTGGATCTAGTATACCTAGTAAAATTAGGAATACAAGTGCTATTCTTGTGAGAATAAACGAAGATACTAGTATATTATTAGATTGTAGCGAAGGAACATTGTGTCAGATGGGACGTGTTTATGGTCTGACTGAATTAAATCATATCCTGACTACAATAAAG gcaatttatatttctcatatGCATGCGGATCATCATTTGGGTTTGATGGGGATAATATTAGCAAAAGCAAAAATCACAAAAGATcctatttttgtattaataccAGACATTCTTCAGTCATGGttaaattattgttatgaATTTCATGAATCCATTAAGGATTCTGTTATATCAATATCAAATTATGATCTATTGGCCTTTAGACCTAATAGAACAAAAGTAATGACCCTTAAAAGAGATCTGTGtacaaaattgaatattaagGCAATTGATACTGTCTTAGTAAGGCATTGCCATGACTCTTATGGAATTGGTTTggtctttaataataataaaaaaattgtctatAG TGGTGATACTATGCCTTGTAATAGCATAATACAACTAGGTATGAATTGTGATTTACTTATTCATGAAGCAACTATGCAGGATGAATTATCAAGAGaagcaatatttaaaaaacattcgACCATGTCCGAAGCCATCCAAATTGGCGAGAAAATGAATTCAGGTTTTACTTTATTAACACATTTTAGTCaaagaaatacgaaattaCCAATCATTCCTGAAAATACCCATCTTGATCTAAGCAAAGTCGGTATAGCATATGATCACATGCACTTTAATTTGTTACAacttaaatttctttctcttttacatccCTGCCTAAAGactatatttcataattatatgATACTAACGGAAGAACGTAtactaaaaaaattacaaactaaaatctaa
- the LOC127068965 gene encoding protein singed: MQSNGSENMGPENGVEKSGWTVGLINGKYKYLTAETFGFKINANGSSLKKKQLWTLEGSDQQVFLRSHLDRYLAVDQFGNVTCETEDVNDPGCAFQIQLASDGSGRWALKNIQRGYFLGSSQDELKCTAKAPGEAEYWLVHLAARPQVNLRSAGRKRFAHLSAAQDEIHVDAPVPWGEDTLFTLEFRPAAMADHDDDHGDHVKSEGGHYALHTCNNKYLARDGKLLDSCTRDCLFAAEFHAGLLALRDINGAYLAPIGSKAVLKSRSTTVTRDELFSLEESLPQASFVAALNQRYVSVKQGVDVTANQDEISGHETFQLEFDRVTKRWYVRTMQDRYWSLEAGGGIQAADHKKSSNALFDLVWQEDGTVALRANNGKFVATKRSGHLYANAELTNGSDSDASKYYFYLINRPVLVLRCEQGFVGPKSTTSPKLECNKASYETIRVERCERDIVRFKGQNGKYWHADSEGVTVDSDVPSDGFYLEMREPSRLCIKSTDGRYLTAGKNGVLRLGETDYDSATKWEF, translated from the exons ATGCAGAGCAACGGTTCAGAGAATATGGGACCTGAAAATGGTGTTGAAAAATCTGGATGGACA GTTGGATTGATTAATGGAAAATACAAGTACCTCACGGCTGAAACTTTTGGTTTCAAAATCAATGCCAATGGATCAagcttaaaaaagaaacaattgtGGACTCTGGAAGGAAGCGATCAACAagtatttcttcgttctcatCTGGATCGGTATTTAGCCGTGGATCAGTTTGGAAATGTGACTTGCGAAACAGAAGATGTTAATGATCCTGGTTGTGCTTTCCAAATACAGCTGGCCTCTGATG GAAGCGGACGTTGGGCTCTAAAGAATATCCAGAGAGGTTATTTTCTAGGCTCTAGTCAAGATGAGTTAAAATGTACAGCTAAAGCTCCTGGTGAGGCAGAATACTGGCTTGTACACCTTGCTGCCAGACCACAG GTAAATCTTAGATCTGCTGGAAGAAAACGTTTTGCTCACTTAAGTGCAGCACAAGATGAAATTCATGTCGATGCCCCAGTACCATGGGGTGAAGATACTTTATTTACTTTGGAATTTCGTCCTGCAGCTATGGCAgatcatgatgatgatcatgGAGATCATGTCAAATCAGAAGGTGGACATTATGCTCTTCATACTTGCAATAATAAGTATCTTGCACGCGATGGTAAATTATTAGATAGTTGCACCAGAGATTGTCTCTTTGCAGCAGAATTTCATGCAGGATTACTTGCTCTCAG AGATATCAATGGTGCATACTTAGCACCAATTGGAAGCAAAGCTGTATTAAAGTCTAGATCTACAACTGTAACACGCGATGAACTCTTTTCTTTGGAAGAGTCTCTTCCACAGGCTTCCTTTGTTGCTGCTCTGAATCAGCGATATGTTTCTGTAAAGCAAG GAGTGGATGTTACTGCAAATCAAGATGAAATTTCTGGTCATGAAACATTCCAACTAGAATTTGATCGCGTTACAAAACGATGGTACGTACGTACCATGCAAGATCGTTATTGGAGTTTGGAAGCTGGTGGTGGTATTCAAGCTGCTGATCACAAAAAGTCTTCAAATGCTCTTTTTGATCTTGTTTGGCAAGAGGATGGCACAGTAGCACTGCGTGCTAACAATGGCAAATTCGTAGCTACCAAACGCTCTGGCCATCTTTATGCAAATGCTGAACTTACAAATGGAAGTGATTCAGATGcttctaaatattatttctatttgataAATAGACCAGTTTTAGTACTTCGATGTGAGCAAGGCTTTGTGGGCCCTAAAAGTACAACTAGCCCCAAGCTTGAGTGCAATAAAGCCAGTTATGAGACAATTCGCGTCGAACGATGTGAACGTGATATTGTTAGATTTAAAG ggcaaaatggaaaatattggCATGCAGATAGTGAGGGAGTAACTGTGGATTCTGATGTACCATCCGATGGCTTTTACTTGGAAATGCGCGAACCATCTCGTCTTTGCATTAAATCTACTGATGGTCGATATCTTACCGCAGGTAAAAATGGTGTTTTACGTTTAGGAGAAACAGATTATGATTCTGCCACAAAATGGGAATTTTAA
- the LOC127068956 gene encoding uncharacterized protein LOC127068956: MDKEEKILSGNMLTAEQLIQNKGIKYQTWKEWEESRKVLPKFGQKQFEPNNSWLENIQIEKGIKNCRDLLSIERVERISQLAVAEWLPERRKAQVIKKSGQDWGNFGIEINKTLLLFPEEALLLLEMNCLELTWNGVALSIQQAYEILIDDTECTLEEYRVYSQLTRYGYHIQRFYYKDSIKNIISDEFVSLKKKVIVEPKKGLRMRDSEQKMDHDTSNQLKVLDNTKGELNVLKINSNVQIDKSTKILSNTIEEDVQNIIENIKSAIECTSNSTSLISEYYNAKLENDNIMSNSASLKNDQSKLNSTHEETINKVNKGGNSKTNRNSNIEIIFEETLSGEVKVMKELTTCSTKNSTPVPKWLDSRIQRNVKLLPKRTDILAVNNKSLSANIDQNNSLKRKELLSCSNDLENKKSKLEVIELSDDEIQIVVPTLTRIEMLELLPNIASQSVIIQQISRNYIPHTIKLHKDIYRYETKRLRSLSEIDSKMRSKHSKQNLQEIPHSSSTSSQASNKIIQRNYFIPLHNQSMHTNICDVVLRALYFTQLTQYSRFEFFQLPNNRLPFYRQAYWHNRGTIIRENLHRNNSHAFMFGNLRHFRTFRNTVQQNRSVNASVANVRSEKNEYQSSFKVLPNVTSWKELKKKWHDEKTITIDDEDCINNENSEITEIEIVKNHIAPLIGPYNVSSLTETYNKLRIIKNAPEKIVRRKRSELKISYNVYSNTQHYRKGNPGEPLYRLVVIRQKECPFFEPVELNRLQQDAKGTAIMFAIVSMSISYIQPGIISIPFLS, encoded by the exons atggataaagaagagaaaatattatccgGAAATATGTTGAC gGCAGAGCAACTCATTCAAAATAAAGGTATTAAATATCAAACTTGGAAAGAATGGGAAGAATCCAGAAAAGTTTTACCCAAATTTGGGCAAAAACAATTTGAACCTAATAACTCTTggttagaaaatattcaaattgaaAAGGGTATCAAGAATTGTAGAGATTTATTGAGTATCGAAAGGGTAGAACGTATTTCTCAATTAGCAGTTGCAGAATGGTTACctgaaagaagaaaggcacaagttattaaaaaatctggTCAGGACTGGGGTAATTTTggtattgaaataaataaaacattactTTTGTTTCCTGAGGAGGCGTTACTTCTTCTAGAAATG AACTGTTTGGAGCTTACATGGAATGGTGTAGCGTTATCTATTCAGCAAGcgtatgaaattttaatagatgATACAGAATGTACTTTAGAAGAATACAGAGTTTATAGTCAATTAACTCGCTACGGTTACCATATACAACGGTTTTATTACAaggattcgataaaaaatataatatctgatgaatttgtttctttaaaaaaaaaagttattgtGGAACCTAAGAAAGGTTTGCGTATGAGAGACTCTGAACAAAAAATGGATCATGACACAAGCAATCAACTTAAAGTACTTGATAATACTAAAGGAGAACTAAATGTGctgaaaataaatagtaatgTACAGATTGATAAATCCACAAAGATTTTAAGTAATACAATTGAAGAAGATGTACAAAACATTATCGAAAACATTAAAAGTGCAATAGAATGTACAAGTAATTCTACATCTCTTATATCCGAATATTATAATgcaaaattagaaaatgataatataatgtCTAATTCTGCAAGTTTAAAGAACGATCAATCCAAATTAAATTCAACGCATGAAGAAACAATAAACAAAGTAAACAAAGGTGGTAACAGTAAAACCAATCGCAAttcaaatattgaaattattttcgaggAGACCTTATCTGGCGAAGTAAAAGTCATGAAAGAACTTACTACTTGTTCAACGAAGAATAGCACTCCTGTACCAAAATGGCTAGATTCGCGTATACAACGTAATGTAAAATTACTCCCAAAGAGAACTGATATATTGgcagttaataataaatctctaTCAGCAAATATTGATCAGAATAACTCTCTTAAGAGGAAAGAATTACTATCTTGTAGTaatgatttagaaaataagaaatcgaAATTAGAG gTGATTGAACTTTCTGATGATGAAATTCAGATAGTTGTTCCTACTCTAACAAGAATAGAGATGCTTGAGTTACTACCAAATATTGCTTCTCAATCAGTTATTATACAACAGATTTCACGTAACTATATACCTCATACAATAAAGCttcataaagatatttatcggtatgaaacaaaaagattaaGAAGTTTATCAGAAATTGACAGTAAAATGCGCTCGAAACATtctaaacaaaatttacaagAAATACCACATAGCTCTAGTACCAGTTCACAGGCTAgtaacaaaattatacaaagGAACTACTTTATTCCTCTACATAATCAAAGCATGCATACAAACATCTGTGATGTTGTTTTACGTGCATTGTATTTTACACAGTTAACACAATATTCAAGATTTGAATTTTTCCAGTTACCGAATAATAGATTACCATTTTACCGTCAAGCATACTGGCACAATAGAGGTACAATTATTCGAGAGAATCTGCATCGCAATAATTCTCATGCCTTCATGTTTGGAAATTTAAGACATTTCAGAACTTTTAGGAATACTGTACAACAAAACAg ATCGGTCAATGCATCTGTGGCAAATGTTAGAAGTGAAAAGAATGAGTATCAATCATCATTCAAAGTTTTACCAAATGTCACTTCGTGGAAAgagttaaagaagaaatggCACGATGAAAAAACAATTACTATAGATGACGAAGATTGTATTAATAACGAGAATTCTGAAATcacagaaatagaaatagttaAGAATCATATTGCTCCTCTTATTGGTCCGTATAATGTATCGAGTCTTACGGAAACTTATAACAAGCttaggataataaaaaatgcacCAGAAAAAAtagttagaagaaaaagaagcgaatTGAAAATATCGTATAATGTTTACTCAAATACTCAACATTATAGAAAAGGCAATCCAGGCGAACCACTTTATCGTCTGGTTGTCATaag acaGAAAGAATGTCCATTTTTCGAGCCAGTAGAATTAAATCGTTTGCAACAAGATGCTAAAGGTACGGCGATAATGTTCGCCATTGTATCAATGTCAATTTCATATATTCAACCAGGTATTATTTCAATCCCATTCttatcgtaa